In a genomic window of Paroedura picta isolate Pp20150507F chromosome 14, Ppicta_v3.0, whole genome shotgun sequence:
- the LOC143823580 gene encoding serine/threonine-protein kinase MARK1-like → MAGTRAFSEGKIAGLYDLERTLGKGHFAVVKLARHVFTGERVAVKVIDKSKLDGGAATQLLQEVRCMKLVQHPNVVRLYEVIDTHSKLYLILELGDGGDMFDHIMQHEGGLGEQQAKHYFAQIVHAISYCHRLHVVHRDLKPENVVFFQEQGVVKLTDFGFSNCFQPGTMLTTSCGSLAYSAPEILLGDEYDAPAVDIWSLGVILYMLVCGQPPFQEANDSETLTMILDCRYAIPSHVSSQCADLISQMLQRNPQQRASLEQIETHPWLQGVDPSPASRYLLPLTSHKRVSEEEHGIIIQAMMCGNIADRETIQEALEANHYNHVTATYFLLAERILREKQEKQSPSPSLVYNLAQHVQSSTMSDLSQPTILVDESPQPLPTTKSALENFTDHSGKSILSFSALGENESPSSFHGCGQPIRALIRPSLIETPIAKSTPALQKISEEEEEEEEEEEGKPGLFRRRTSSLNQEQMSDFQSAKASLLFCRSLAAHSKLAKAPMLGFAKPRSLDQSHESSLNHVALQRPLSLIDHQGFCQELLNQAVQLGSNAKLQGEKRAPESPPEGTAEDTLWLGDKEDPREGDNGRAVLSPSAVEPHIGKEEDNNNTPPVGQGPVKEKLLKKESGIHIPQKNEALALGTAAQADTALDPEGKPPKLDGNLEMGPPSRPKHLSDSRGNGSPSGSESLADNIIKLDPAKGKTANLKDRILQFPLCEKALAFRMRPASKESLLSLGQFNCCHVI, encoded by the exons ATGGCTGGAACGCGGGCCTTCTCGGAGGGGAAGATCGCCGGCCTCTACGATCTGGAACGCACCCTCGGCAAGGGCCACTTTGCGGTGGTGAAGCTGGCGCGGCACGTCTTCACCGGCGAGCGGGTGGCGGTCAAGGTGATCGACAAGAGCAAGCTGGACGGCGGGGCGGCCACCCAGCTCCTGCAGGAGGTGCGCTGCATGAAGCTGGTGCAGCATCCCAACGTGGTGCGCCTCTACGAGGTCATCGACACCCACTCCAAGCTCTACCTCATCCTGGAGCTGGGCGACGGCGGAGACATGTTTGACCACATCATGCAGCACGAGGGCGGCCTCGGAGAGCAGCAGGCCAAGCACTACTTTGCCCAGATCGTCCACGCCATCTCCTACTGCCACCGCCTCCACGTGGTGCACCGCGACCTCAAGCCCGAGAACGTGGTCTTCTTCCAAGAGCAAGGAGTGGTCAAGCTGACAGATTTTGGCTTCAGCAACTGCTTCCAGCCGGGCACCATGCTCACCACCAGCTGCGGCTCCTTGGCCTACTCGGCCCCCGAGATCTTGCTGGGGGACGAATATGATGCTCCTGCTGTGG ACATTTGGAGCCTGGGTGTCATTCTGTACATGCTGGTGTGTGGACAACCACCCTTCCAGGAAGCCAACGACAGCGAGACCCTGACCATGATCCTGGACTGCCGCTACGCCATCCCGTCGCACGTCTCCTCCCAGTGTGCCGA CCTGATCTCTCAGATGCTGCAGAGGAACCCGCAACAGAGGGCCTCCTTGGAACAGATCGAAACCCACCCGTGGCTGCAGGGCGTGGACCCCTCCCCGGCCAGCCGCTATCTCTTGCCTCTAACGTCACACAAGAGAGTCTCGGAGGAGGAGCACGGCATCATCATCCAGGCCATGATGTGCGGCAACATAGCAGACCGGGAAACAATCCAAGA AGCACTGGAGGCCAATCACTACAACCATGTTACTGCCACCTACTTCCTGCTGGCTGAAAGAATCCTGCGTGAGAAACAGGAGAAGCAGAGCCCTAGTCCTAGCTTGGTTTACAACCTTGCCCAGCACGTCCAGAGCAG caCCATGAGCGATCTGAGCCAGCCCACAATTTTGGTGGAtgaaagccctcagcctctgcctaCCACCAAGAGTGCTTTGGAGAACTTTACTGACCATTCTGGGAAGTCCATCCTGTCCTTCTCTGCCCTGGGAGAAAACGAGTCCCCTTCCAGCTTCCACGGATGCGGGCAGCCGATCAGAGCACTCATTCGGCCCTCCCTCATAGAGACCCCCATCGCTAAGAGCACTCCTGCCTTGCAGAAGatttcggaggaggaggaggaggaagaggaagaagaggaggggaagccTGGCCTCTTCCGAAGGAGAACCTCCTCCTTGAACCAAGAGCAGATGAGTGATTTCCAGAGTGCGAAGGCTTCTCTGCTCTTCTGCCGAAGCCTCGCAGCCCACAGCAAGCTAGCGAAGGCTCCCATGCTGGGATTCGCCAAGCCACGCTCCCTTGACCAGTCGCATGAATCTAGCCTGAACcacgtggctctccagaggcccctaTCCTTAATAGACCACCAAGGCTTTTGCCAAGAGCTCCTGAACCAAGCTGTGCAACTGGGAAGCAATGCCAAGTTGCAAGGGGAGAAAAGAGCCCCTGAATCGCCCCCAGAAGGGACCGCTGAAGATACGCTGTGGCTGGGCGACAAGGAGGATCCCAGGGAGGGGGACAATGGCAGGGCAGTGCTGAGCCCCAGTGCGGTGGAACCACACATAGGGAAGGAAGAGGACAATAACAACACCCCCCCAGTTGGGCAGGGCCCTGTCAAAGAGAAGCTATTGAAGAAGGAGTCTGGGATCCATATTCCTCAGAAGAACGAGGCTCTCGCTCTGGGCACAGCTGCCCAGGCGGACACAGCCTTGGACCCAGAAGGGAAGCCCCCCAAACTGGACGGGAACCTTGAGATGGGACCCCCCAGCAGGCCAAAGCACTTGAGCGACAGCCGCGGGAACGGCAGCCCCAGCGGCAGCGAGAGTCTGGCCGACAACATTATCAAGCTCGACCCCGCCAAGGGCAAGACGGCCAACCTGAAGGACCGGATCCTACAGTTCCCTCTCtgcgagaaggccctggccttccGGATGCGGCCCGCCTCCAAGGAGAGCCTCCTTTCGCTGGGACAGTTCAACTGCTGCCACGTCATCTAG